From the genome of Colwellia psychrerythraea 34H, one region includes:
- a CDS encoding PhnA domain-containing protein: MPTEQALKNRSNNSCELCTSTDTLVVYPVPPTSDLSAQQSIYLCQNCLSQIDGQSELDLNHWRCLNDSMWNQEPAVQVMSYRMLHKLSSESWAQDALDMIYLEDEVKTWAEQGIAAERSNGPTRDSNGAELQDGDNVTLIKDLKVKGANFTAKQGTMVRGITLTDNPEHIEGKVNGTRIVLVSAYLKKA, encoded by the coding sequence ATGCCTACAGAACAAGCATTAAAAAACCGTAGCAACAATAGCTGCGAACTTTGTACTAGTACAGACACCTTGGTAGTTTATCCGGTACCGCCAACGAGTGATTTAAGTGCTCAGCAATCTATTTACTTATGTCAAAATTGTTTATCACAAATTGACGGGCAGAGTGAATTAGATCTGAATCACTGGCGTTGCTTAAATGATAGCATGTGGAATCAAGAGCCAGCAGTACAAGTTATGTCTTATCGTATGCTGCACAAACTTTCATCTGAGAGTTGGGCTCAAGATGCTTTAGACATGATTTATTTAGAAGATGAAGTGAAAACGTGGGCAGAGCAGGGTATTGCTGCAGAGCGCAGTAATGGACCAACGCGCGATAGTAATGGTGCAGAATTACAAGATGGCGATAATGTTACTTTGATTAAAGATTTAAAAGTTAAAGGGGCAAACTTTACCGCCAAGCAAGGTACCATGGTACGCGGTATTACCTTAACGGATAATCCTGAACATATTGAAGGTAAGGTCAATGGCACTCGTATTGTATTGGTGTCTGCTTATTTGAAAAAAGCTTAA
- the fur gene encoding ferric iron uptake transcriptional regulator → MAEQNEELKRAGLKITLPRIKILSILQQPNNQHISAEDVYKILLEQNEEIGLATVYRVLNQFDDAGIVTRHHFEGGKSVFELAHKAHHDHLVCLKCGKVVEFEDNVIEQRQSDIAVAHKIKLTNHSLYLYGECEDQVACESFRKKNQ, encoded by the coding sequence ATGGCTGAACAAAACGAAGAACTTAAAAGAGCTGGATTAAAAATCACCCTGCCTAGAATAAAGATCCTCAGTATTCTTCAACAGCCAAATAATCAGCACATCAGTGCAGAAGATGTTTATAAAATATTATTAGAACAAAATGAAGAAATTGGTTTAGCGACTGTTTATCGAGTATTAAACCAATTTGATGATGCTGGCATTGTTACTCGCCATCACTTTGAAGGCGGTAAATCAGTATTTGAATTAGCCCATAAAGCTCACCATGACCATTTGGTTTGTTTAAAATGTGGCAAAGTTGTTGAGTTTGAAGATAATGTCATTGAACAAAGACAAAGTGATATTGCTGTAGCACATAAAATTAAGCTAACTAACCATAGCTTATACTTATATGGTGAATGTGAAGATCAAGTAGCTTGTGAATCTTTTAGAAAAAAGAATCAATAA
- a CDS encoding DUF2788 domain-containing protein, producing the protein MLVEHLELIEAIGLNLFFLFIFGFIGLSIYDVMNRNDVPRMGKVVVYFVLFLGCAGFIAKGIIQFIWESQGVG; encoded by the coding sequence ATGCTAGTAGAACATTTAGAGCTTATTGAGGCAATTGGCCTTAATTTATTTTTCCTTTTTATCTTTGGCTTTATTGGCCTTTCTATTTATGATGTGATGAATAGAAACGATGTACCAAGAATGGGTAAAGTGGTCGTTTATTTTGTTTTATTTTTAGGCTGTGCAGGCTTTATTGCGAAAGGTATTATCCAGTTTATCTGGGAAAGTCAGGGTGTTGGTTAA
- the ybfE gene encoding LexA regulated protein, with product MAKEITDLTTIDLFSDERRPGRPKTNPNSRSVQIKINKRNQVKRDKNKGLKRVEFKVHHSLFEQLEQLAETQQMSRSELIESLLIESLAAHIK from the coding sequence ATGGCAAAAGAAATAACTGACTTAACCACTATTGACCTATTTAGTGATGAAAGACGTCCTGGGCGTCCGAAAACGAATCCTAACTCACGTAGCGTACAGATAAAGATTAACAAGCGAAATCAGGTAAAGCGTGACAAAAACAAGGGTTTAAAACGAGTAGAGTTTAAAGTCCATCACAGTTTATTTGAACAATTAGAACAATTAGCTGAAACTCAACAAATGAGTCGTAGCGAATTAATAGAGTCGCTACTAATAGAATCATTAGCAGCACACATTAAGTAA
- the sstT gene encoding serine/threonine transporter SstT, translating into MTSEKPQNESFIQKIKSTSLVSQIIVAIILASLLAVISPESAKAFGMLGSLFVNALKAVAPILVLVLVTSAIANQKMDSSAELKPIVGLYFLGTLSAALVAVLLSFAFPTELTLDLAGATANPPQKLTEVLATLAFKVVENPVTAVASGNFIAVLAWGLGLGFSLKHASESSKGMVHDLSEAISSVVRIVIRFAPLGIFGLVANTIATTGFSALGEYSHLVAVLLSAMLIIALLVNPLIVFIITKKNPYPLVFTCLKESGITAFFTRSSAANIPVNMALCKKLDLHEDTYSVSIPLGATINMAGAAITITVLTLAAAYSLNIEVSFATAILLSVVASISACGASGVAGGSLLLIPLACSLFGINNDVAMQVVAIGFIIGVIQDSAETALNSSTDVVFSAAASHHITKE; encoded by the coding sequence ATGACCAGCGAAAAACCCCAAAACGAATCTTTTATTCAAAAAATAAAGTCAACTAGTTTGGTTAGCCAAATAATTGTCGCTATTATTTTAGCTAGTTTACTAGCTGTAATATCACCCGAGTCAGCTAAAGCATTTGGTATGCTCGGCAGCTTATTTGTTAACGCCTTAAAAGCAGTTGCCCCTATTCTGGTGTTAGTATTAGTTACCTCAGCGATAGCTAATCAGAAAATGGATAGCAGTGCTGAGTTAAAACCTATTGTTGGCTTATACTTTTTAGGTACCTTAAGTGCCGCTTTGGTTGCCGTATTATTAAGTTTTGCTTTTCCCACAGAGCTTACCTTAGATCTTGCTGGAGCGACTGCAAATCCTCCGCAAAAATTAACCGAAGTATTGGCTACACTCGCTTTTAAAGTGGTTGAAAATCCTGTGACGGCAGTTGCTAGTGGTAACTTTATAGCTGTGCTTGCTTGGGGGTTAGGCTTAGGCTTTTCATTAAAGCATGCAAGTGAATCTAGCAAGGGGATGGTACATGATTTAAGCGAAGCTATTTCAAGTGTTGTGCGTATAGTAATACGTTTTGCTCCACTAGGTATCTTTGGCTTAGTTGCAAATACAATTGCGACTACGGGTTTTAGTGCTTTGGGCGAATATAGTCATTTGGTAGCAGTACTACTTAGTGCCATGTTAATTATCGCCTTGCTAGTTAACCCTTTAATTGTGTTTATCATCACTAAGAAAAATCCTTATCCTTTAGTTTTCACTTGTCTTAAAGAATCTGGTATTACCGCTTTTTTCACCCGTAGCTCAGCCGCAAACATTCCCGTGAATATGGCCTTATGTAAGAAATTAGATTTACATGAAGATACCTACTCAGTTTCGATCCCACTAGGTGCCACCATCAACATGGCCGGTGCAGCAATTACCATTACCGTTTTAACTTTAGCTGCGGCCTACAGCTTAAATATTGAAGTGAGTTTTGCGACAGCAATTTTATTGTCTGTGGTAGCCTCCATTTCAGCTTGTGGTGCTTCTGGTGTGGCTGGTGGCTCACTATTACTTATTCCATTGGCTTGTAGCTTATTTGGTATTAATAATGATGTCGCTATGCAGGTTGTTGCTATTGGCTTTATTATTGGCGTTATTCAAGACTCGGCAGAGACGGCTTTAAATAGCTCTACTGATGTTGTATTTTCAGCGGCAGCATCACACCATATAACTAAAGAGTAA
- the accA gene encoding acetyl-CoA carboxylase carboxyl transferase subunit alpha, with the protein MSLNFLDFEQPIAELDAKIEELQLVNNGQELDLDIEDQISQLREKNKEQTKKIFSNLDAWQTARVARHPQRPYSLDYIPRIFTEFDELAGDRAYANDNAIVGGTARLDGKPVMIIGHQKGRSTAEKVKRNFGMPRPEGYRKALRLMEMAERFNMPIITFIDTPGAYPGVGAEERGQSEAIARNLKVMARLSVPIICTVIGEGGSGGALAIGVGDRVNMLQYATYSVISPEGCASILWKTAEKAPTAAAAMGITAQRIKELDLINSIVEEPLGGAHRDMDVMAAHLKQAIKKDLSELEGLSKDELIEQRYDRLMSFGYC; encoded by the coding sequence ATGTCATTAAACTTTTTAGATTTCGAGCAGCCTATTGCTGAACTTGATGCAAAAATAGAAGAGCTACAGTTAGTAAATAACGGCCAAGAGCTTGATCTTGATATCGAAGATCAAATCTCTCAATTACGCGAAAAAAATAAAGAGCAAACGAAGAAAATTTTTTCGAACTTAGATGCATGGCAAACAGCTAGAGTAGCTCGTCATCCACAACGCCCATATTCGCTAGATTACATACCGCGTATTTTCACCGAGTTTGATGAATTAGCAGGCGATCGCGCTTATGCTAATGACAATGCTATTGTTGGCGGTACAGCACGTTTGGACGGTAAGCCAGTGATGATCATTGGTCATCAAAAGGGTCGTTCAACTGCTGAGAAAGTTAAGCGTAATTTTGGTATGCCTCGTCCAGAAGGTTATCGCAAAGCGCTACGTCTAATGGAAATGGCAGAACGTTTTAATATGCCTATCATCACCTTTATTGACACTCCTGGTGCTTATCCAGGTGTTGGCGCAGAAGAGCGTGGTCAAAGTGAGGCTATTGCTCGCAACTTAAAAGTGATGGCGCGTTTATCTGTACCTATTATTTGTACCGTTATTGGTGAAGGCGGCTCTGGTGGCGCATTAGCCATTGGTGTTGGTGATAGAGTGAATATGTTGCAATACGCTACATATTCAGTAATTTCACCTGAAGGGTGTGCGTCTATTTTATGGAAAACAGCCGAGAAAGCTCCTACAGCTGCGGCGGCAATGGGTATTACAGCACAGCGTATCAAAGAGCTAGATTTAATAAATAGCATTGTTGAGGAGCCACTAGGCGGAGCTCATCGTGATATGGATGTGATGGCTGCACACCTTAAACAAGCAATTAAAAAAGATTTGTCGGAGCTAGAAGGCTTAAGTAAAGATGAGCTTATCGAACAACGTTACGATAGATTAATGTCATTTGGTTACTGTTAA
- the fldA gene encoding flavodoxin FldA, which produces MAIVGLFFGSDTGNTEAIGKMIQKKLGKQMVDVKDIAKSTKEEIAEFDLLILGIPTWYYGENQCDWDDFLPDLEAIDFTDKLVAIFGLGDQEDYAEYFCDAMEPLRDIVESKGAIVVGNWSTDGYEFEASKALVDENTFIGLCIDEDRQSELTEARVDKWLAQLNDEMCLAEFA; this is translated from the coding sequence ATGGCAATCGTAGGTTTATTCTTTGGCAGTGATACAGGTAACACTGAAGCAATTGGTAAAATGATCCAGAAAAAATTAGGTAAGCAAATGGTTGACGTCAAAGACATCGCCAAGAGCACTAAAGAGGAAATCGCAGAGTTCGATTTGCTTATTTTAGGTATTCCTACCTGGTATTATGGTGAAAACCAATGTGATTGGGATGATTTTTTACCTGATTTAGAAGCAATAGATTTTACTGATAAATTAGTAGCTATCTTTGGCTTAGGCGACCAAGAAGATTACGCCGAATACTTTTGTGATGCTATGGAGCCTTTACGAGATATCGTTGAGAGTAAAGGTGCTATCGTTGTTGGTAACTGGTCAACCGACGGTTACGAATTTGAAGCGTCAAAAGCTCTTGTTGATGAAAACACTTTTATTGGCTTATGTATTGATGAAGACAGACAAAGTGAATTAACTGAAGCACGTGTTGATAAATGGCTTGCTCAATTAAACGATGAAATGTGTTTAGCCGAATTCGCTTAA
- the tilS gene encoding tRNA lysidine(34) synthetase TilS, translated as MNIITSALQNTLKTLFETHGNIELIVAYSGGIDSQVLLHALVQLKQNKIINNEITVCHVNHGLSGNAERWQKLAEQECIKLSVNLIVKRVNVRSKAQQSLEALARDARYNALKSLREKKSVVLTGHHSDDQSETFLLALKRGAGLKGLSAMSVQTQLDQHLLVRPLLNVARQEIENYAENHQLSWVEDESNLDTCFDRNFIRQKIIPLLRERWPSINNTINRSASHCLAGQELLDELAEQDLTVCKTGDSGLHVSALTTLSPARFNNLIRFFMAQQGCLMPSTEQVNQVRLQLQADEDKSPQIKVAEQVFRRFKNTLFLTPEYSDISNWQGQVDLFQDTLMFGNNVLVLPDNLGELSFNTNVVINTDSRTNLPRISLPMLGQQVSVRFCHENPKCLPHFRQHSRTVKKVLQELNIAPWQRKRIAFLYYDNELVAAIGHFICQPFIESDPKLGMQIDHAKLTS; from the coding sequence ATGAATATTATAACTTCAGCTCTTCAAAATACCCTCAAGACCCTTTTCGAAACGCACGGAAATATTGAGTTAATTGTTGCCTATAGTGGCGGTATCGACTCGCAAGTGCTTTTACATGCTTTAGTGCAATTAAAGCAAAATAAAATTATCAATAATGAAATTACGGTCTGTCATGTTAACCATGGACTGAGTGGTAATGCTGAGCGTTGGCAAAAACTTGCCGAACAAGAGTGTATTAAACTGTCAGTTAACCTTATTGTTAAGCGTGTTAATGTGCGGTCAAAAGCACAACAGTCATTGGAAGCACTGGCACGTGATGCCAGATATAATGCCCTTAAGTCTTTGAGGGAGAAAAAATCTGTCGTATTAACTGGGCATCACAGTGATGATCAAAGTGAGACCTTTTTACTAGCACTTAAACGTGGTGCTGGTTTAAAAGGCTTATCTGCAATGTCAGTACAAACACAGCTTGACCAACATTTATTGGTTCGACCTTTATTGAACGTTGCTCGTCAAGAAATAGAGAATTATGCTGAAAATCATCAGCTTAGTTGGGTGGAAGATGAATCTAATCTTGATACTTGTTTTGACCGTAACTTTATCAGACAAAAAATAATACCACTGTTACGTGAGCGTTGGCCTAGTATAAATAACACTATTAATCGAAGTGCTAGCCATTGCTTAGCAGGACAAGAGTTATTAGATGAACTTGCCGAACAAGATTTAACCGTTTGTAAAACGGGAGACTCGGGTTTGCATGTTTCAGCGTTAACGACCTTATCACCAGCACGCTTTAATAACCTAATACGTTTTTTTATGGCACAACAAGGTTGCTTGATGCCAAGTACAGAGCAAGTTAATCAAGTAAGACTTCAACTGCAGGCTGATGAAGATAAAAGCCCTCAAATTAAAGTGGCAGAGCAGGTTTTTAGACGTTTTAAAAACACATTATTTTTAACGCCGGAATATAGTGATATTAGCAATTGGCAAGGGCAAGTTGACTTGTTCCAAGATACTCTGATGTTTGGCAATAATGTACTGGTTTTACCGGATAACTTGGGCGAATTGAGCTTTAATACGAATGTCGTGATAAACACTGATTCGCGGACAAATCTGCCTCGCATTTCCTTACCGATGCTAGGACAGCAAGTCAGTGTTCGCTTTTGCCATGAAAACCCCAAATGCTTGCCTCATTTTAGGCAACACTCCCGTACTGTTAAAAAAGTACTGCAGGAGTTAAATATAGCGCCATGGCAACGTAAACGTATTGCATTTTTGTATTACGACAATGAATTGGTAGCGGCGATAGGCCATTTCATTTGCCAACCATTTATTGAGAGTGACCCTAAGCTAGGTATGCAAATAGATCATGCTAAGTTGACAAGCTGA